From Astatotilapia calliptera chromosome 19, fAstCal1.2, whole genome shotgun sequence, a single genomic window includes:
- the LOC113012533 gene encoding delta-like protein 4 — MAVWFTSVLAIVITVSTQVFGTGVFEIELNHFQNTKGLLANGLSCGMSGCRTYFKVCLKNFQKEVSPGNCIFANASTPILGTDSFSIRPDARLRLPLNFTWPGAFSLVIEAWNSPAAEQPGDTTNPEFLISYFTIQRQLGIGREWSKDVLSGRQTELRYSYRFICNENYYGATCSKRCAPRDDRFGHFTCKPDGEEACLPGWRGEYCQEPICLEGCNERNGNCTLPGECKCRQGWQGLFCDVCKIHPSCKHGTCKEAWQCNCKEGWGGIFCDQDLNYCTHHKPCANGATCLNTGQGSYTCTCLPGFTGVNCDSEVRECDRQTCHNGGRCLDSEDGYRCECPQGFEGQHCEHRVLTCADKPCFQGGTCQEKDNGRSYTCECPPGYTGLNCEKKVDKCTSLQCTNGGHCVVRGNLRVCSCRSGFTGPRCEINVDECAANPCANGSTCIDRINDYTCTCPLGYTGRHCDKPTDYCASQPCLNGGTCTTGAKGQSTCICPAHYSGPQCQFNSEHQANTPSPTISWESSEKQKLVAIVLGVGVVAALLLLCMAVAVMGHIKKQKDKEQDSDTMNNLSKVDLQKENLISTLELKNTNKKFELEVDCPREKSNHKCINHYHLDYKPSARYKDELSLVDKDENCEKSIEDTKHLSRMYSERPECRISTISSSGDSMYQSVFVIAEEKNECIIATEV; from the exons ATGGCCGTTTGGTTCACATCTGTCCTCGCAATAGTTATTACAGTATCTACTcag GTTTTCGGAACGGGTGTGTTCGAGATAGAGCTGAATCATTTTCAGAACACGAAAGGTTTGCTGGCAAATGGGCTTAGCTGCGGCATGAGTGGCTGCAGGACTTATTTCAAGGTTTGTTTGAAGAATTTCCAGAAGGAGGTGTCTCCTGGAAACTGCATATTTGCCAACGCCAGCACACCTATTCTGGGCACCGACTCCTTCAGCATCCGGCCGGACGCCAGGCTACGCCTGCCGCTCAACTTCACCTGGCCG GGTGCTTTCTCCTTAGTTATTGAAGCCTGGAATTCTCCTGCAGCGGAGCAGCCCGGAG ATACCACCAACCCCGAATTCTTGATTAGTTATTTTACCATCCAAAGGCAGTTGGGAATAGGGCGTGAGTGGTCCAAGGATGTGCTCAGCGGGAGGCAGACGGAGCTACGTTACTCATACCGGTTCATCTGCAATGAAAATTACTACGGGGCCACTTGTTCCAAAAGATGCGCTCCAAGAGACGACCGTTTTGGCCACTTCACCTGCAAGCCTGATGGGGAAGAAGCCTGTCTGCCGGGATGGAGGGGAGAATACTGCCAAGAAC cAATCTGTCTTGAAGGCTGCAATGAAAGGAACGGAAACTGCACATTACCTGGAGAGTGCAA ATGCAGACAGGGCTGGCAGGGTCTCTTTTGTGATGTGTGTAAAATCCACCCGTCCTGTAAACACGGTACCTGTAAAGAGGCTTGGCAGTGCAATTGCAAAGAAGGCTGGGGGGGCATCTTCTGTGACCAAG ACCTGAACTACTGCACCCACCATAAACCCTGCGCAAACGGGGCCACGTGCTTGAACACAGGCCAGGGCAGCTACACCTGCACCTGCCTGCCAGGCTTCACCGGGGTTAACTGCGACTCGGAGGTCAGGGAATGTGACAGGCAGACCTGCCACAACGGAGGTCGCTGCCTG GACTCTGAGGATGGGTATAGGTGTGAGTGTCCGCAGGGATTCGAAGGACAACACTGTGAACACAGGGTGCTCACTTGTGCAGACAAACCATGCTTCCAAGGTGGCACATGCCAAGAGAAAGATAATGGCCGTAGTTACACATGCGAGTGTCCACCAGGATACACTGGACTTAACTGTGAGAAGAAAGTGGACAAATGTACCTCACTGCAATGCACCAATG GTGGACACTGCGTGGTCCGCGGTAACCTCCGAGTGTGCAGCTGTCGCTCAGGTTTCACGGGACCGCGCTGCGAGATCAATGTCGACGAGTGTGCCGCAAACCCCTGCGCAAACGGCTCCACCTGCATAGATCGCATCAACGACTACACCTGCACCTGTCCCCTAGGGTATACAGGCCGCCACTGCGACAAGCCCACAGACTACTGTGCTTCTCAACCCTGCCTCAATGGAGGGACTTGCACCACAGGAGCCAAAGGCCAGTCCACCTGCATCTGCCCGGCCCATTACAGCGGCCCTCAGTGCCAGTTCAACAGTGAGCATCAAGCCAACACCCCCAGCCCCACAATAAGCTGGGAGTCCAGTGAGAAGCAAAAGTTGGTAGCCATCGTTTTGGGTGTGGGCGTAGTGGCTGCTCTGTTGCTTTTGTGCATGGCAGTGGCAGTGATGGGGCACATCAAGAAGCAGAAGGATAAGGAGCAGGACTCGGACACCATGAACAACCTCTCCAAGGTTGACCTTCAGAAGGAGAACCTCATCTCTACTCTAGAGCTCAAGAACACCAATAAAAAGTTTGAATTGGAGGTGGACTGTCCCAGGGAAAAGTCTAATCACAAATGCATCAACCACTACCACCTGGACTATAAACCCTCCGCGAGGTACAAGGATGAACTGTCCCTTGTGGACAAAGatgaaaactgtgaaaagtcaATAGAAGACACGAAACATTTAAGTAGAATGTACAG TGAGAGACCAGAGTGTAGAATATCTACAATAAGTTCTTCTGGAGATTCAATGTACCAGTCTGTCTTTGTAATAGCAGAAGAGAAAAATGAATGCATCATTGCAACTGAG GTATAA
- the LOC113012150 gene encoding glutathione-specific gamma-glutamylcyclotransferase 1-like: MKPQDIIKEKSSLWIFGYGSLVWKPDFEHKRRKIGYIRGYKRRFWHGDDFHRGDKEKPARVVTLIADEEACTWGVAYEVTECQVEASLQYLNMREVVQGGYITEMVEFIPKDGHGSVLSLVYIATPDNPIYLGPASDGEIAAQIAICRGNTGHNIEYLVRLAEFMRHHCPEVEDEHLFSIETAVLNIFSNCRELRSNDRKSLLLEVI, encoded by the exons ATGAAACCTCAGGACATTATAAAGGAAAAGAGCAGCCTGTGGATATTTGGCTATGGCTCCCTAGTGTGGAAACCCGATTTTGAAcacaagagaagaaaaatagggtACATTAGAGGATACAAGAGACGGTTCTGGCACGGAGATGACTTTCATCGAGGGGACAAGGAAAAG CCAGCCAGAGTTGTCACACTAATAGCAGATGAGGAG GCTTGCACGTGGGGCGTGGCCTATGAAGTGACTGAGTGCCAGGTCGAAGCGTCTCTTCAGTATTTAAACATGAGAGAGGTTGTCCAGGGCGGGTACATAACAGAGATGGTGGAATTCATTCCTAAAGACGGTCACGGTTCAGTGTTGTCCCTTGTTTACATCGCCACACCTGACAACCCCATCTACCTCGGGCCGGCCTCGGACGGGGAGATTGCCGCCCAGATTGCCATCTGCAGAGGCAACACCGGCCACAACATTGAGTACCTGGTCCGCCTTGCAGAATTTATGAGGCACCACTGTCCGGAGGTGGAGGATGAGCACCTTTTCTCTATCGAGACAGCTGTTTTGAACATTTTCAGCAACTGCAGAGAGCTCAGATCCAACGACAGGAAATCCCTGCTGCTGGAAGTTATATAA